One genomic window of Arachis hypogaea cultivar Tifrunner chromosome 8, arahy.Tifrunner.gnm2.J5K5, whole genome shotgun sequence includes the following:
- the LOC112705701 gene encoding uncharacterized protein isoform X2 — protein sequence MKQCFLSLFFWCVVVGRFLEEIKALVHRHSDMLAMETIKAGNKGYGAEITVVTYSERKRETDERSKFRILLSFGQHGRELITTELALRILSILSGEQSLPNMDQASLNTTLDKLVIKVIPMENLNGRKLVEAGDLCERRNGRGVDLNRNWSVDWGKKEKDYDPYEENPGTAPFSEPEAQIMRKLAISFEPHVWINVHSGMEALFMPYDHKNTTLDGLPLKRMNSLLEEVNNLHFQKRCVVGSGGGSVGYFAHGTATDFMYDVVRVPMSFTFEIYGDVTASSRDCFKMFNPTDKTSYVRVLDEWSTTFFTIFKLGPLRLGDINSKAPAKLDKFVSIDEYLDGYLMERRNRYGKKMEVLDLGMQEIRTYFRLFLLSSVLLMFMFCSRISKSKSSRPVPAMPL from the exons ATGAAGCAGTGTTTTTTAAGCCTGTTCTTTTGGTGTGTTGTGGT TGGCAGGTTTTTGGAAGAGATCAAGGCTTTGGTTCATCGTCACTCGGATATGCTCGCT ATGGAGACCATTAAAGCCGGGAACAAAGGCTATGGTGCTGAGATTACCGTGGTTACTTATTCGGAGCGAAAGAGAGAGACAGACGAGAGATCAAAGTTCCGCATACTTCTT AGTTTTGGGCAGCATGGAAGGGAGCTTATTACAACTGAACTTGCTTTAAGGATTTTGTCTATTCTAAGTGGAGAACAGTCACTACCTAACATGGATCAAGCTTCTTTGAACACTACACTTGACAAGCTTGTGATAAAG GTGATTCCGATGGAGAACTTGAATGGCCGAAAACTTGTAGAAGCTGGAGATCTCTGTGAGAGAAGAAATG GCAGAGGAGTTGATCTCAACCGGAATTGGAGTGTAGATTGGGGCAAAAAGGAGAAG GACTATGATCCTTATGAGGAGAATCCTGGAACTGCTCCATTTAGTGAGCCTGAAGCTCAAATTATGCGGAAACTTGCCATCTCGTTCGAACCACATGTGTGGATCAATGTGCACTCTGGAATGGAG GCTCTTTTTATGCCTTATGATCATAAAAATACAACACTTGATGGATTGCCGTTGAAGCGGATGAATTCATTGCTTGAAGAAGTAAACAATCTTCATTTTCAAAAGCGTTGCGTGGTTGGGTCGGGAGGCGGTTCTGTGGG GTATTTTGCACATGGGACAGCAACCGATTTCATGTATGATGTCGTGAGGGTTCCGATGTCATTCACCTTTGAG ATATATGGAGATGTAACAGCTTCATCAAGAGACTGTTTTAAAATGTTTAATCCTACTGACAAAACTAGCTATGTT agagttcttgatgaatggtctacaacaTTCTTTACAATTTTTAAACTGGGGCCACTCCGACTTGGTGACATCAATTCAAAAGCGCCTGCCAAGTTGGATAAATTCGTATCAATAGATGAATATTTAGATGGTTATTtaatggaaagaagaaataggtaTGGGAAAAAGATGGAGGTTCTTGACCTTGGAATGCAAGAAATAAGAACATATTTTAGGCTCTTCTTATTGTCTTCAGTGTTGCTAATGTTCATGTTCTGTTCTAGAATTTCAAAAAGTAAGTCCAGTAGACCAGTTCCTGCTATGCCGCTCTAA
- the LOC112705706 gene encoding uncharacterized protein, whose translation MYSFSNMKSERKPPLPKSPIRLRSRRPLQQSSNSTLSLQTPSGSLNKFQKSTRPLAIEESALRPEYQTISCEISALSKMVKEELGNAEKENFDSFAAGAASCGSRPGVLFERGRFYDEYSARRNERLRRKQGVVAVAEESKLQAYSVGLGVTMESAKKYSSRKLGSIRKSVTAAYSMEMSEAQTPRYMLRSMTKEKETKKPTLAAVPKPPPAGRKIGTRRTTRI comes from the exons atgtattcattctcaaacATGAAATCTGAACGGAAGCCTCCGCTCCCTAAATCGCCCATACGCCTCCGATCTCGCCGTCCTCTCCAACAATCATCTAATTCTACACTCTCTCTTCAGACTCCATCAG GTTCTTTgaacaaatttcaaaaatcaactcgtCCTCTGGCCATTGAAGAATCTGCGCTGCGACCTGAATACCAGACCATATCATGCGAGATAAGTGCTTTGTCAAAGATGGTGAAGGAAGAGCTTGGGAATGCAGAGAAAGAAAACTTTGATAGTTTTGCTGCTGGGGCTGCTTCTTGCGGTTCGAGACCGGGTGTTTTGTTTGAGAGAGGGAGGTTCTATGATGAATACTCTGCCAGAAGGAACGAGAGGCTGAGGAGGAAGCAGGGAGTGGTGGCAGTTGCAGAGGAATCGAAGCTGCAGGCGTACTCTGTGGGACTGGGTGTTACCATGGAATCTGCAAAGAAATACAGTTCAAGAAAACTTGGAAGCATCAGAAAATCCGTTACTGCTGCATATTCTATGGAGATGAGTGAGGCACAAACGCCAAGGTACATGCTCAGAAGCATGACCAAGGAAAAGGAAACCAAGAAACCTACTCTTGCTGCTGTCCCCAAACCTCCACCTGCAGGAAGGAAGATtggaacaagaagaacaactagAATTTGA
- the LOC112705700 gene encoding uncharacterized protein, with amino-acid sequence MFLLPPHLTTPFPSTRSTYYFPTTRHHQPPPPSAANPLISSSVATAAPLIADEGPNDILPLQNRRYDFTPLLNFLSSNSNSEPENNSPSPTQLDPTEFQLAESYRAVPAPLWHGLLKSLCSSSSSIGLAYAVVSWLQKHNLCFSYELLYSILIHALGRNEKLYEAFLLSQRQVLTPLTYNALIGACARNGDLEKALNLMSRMRRDGFQPDFVNYSSIIQSLSRSNRIDSPILQKLYREIESDKIEADAHLLNDIILGFSKAGDATRALKFLAMAQGNGLSPKSGTLVAVILALGNSGRTVEAEALFEEIKDNGLEPRTKAYNALLAGYVKMGSLKDAEFIVSEMERSGVLPDEQTYSLLVDAYAHAGRWESARIVLKEMEACNLLPNSHIYSRILASYRDKGEWQKSFQVLKEMRNSGVQPDRQFYNVMIDTFGKHNILDHAMATFERMLSEGIMPDTVTWNTLIDCHCKSGRHDRAEELFDEMQQKGYSPCVMTYNIMINSMGEQERWDEVTKLLTRMQSQGVLPNAVTYTTLVDIYGRSGRFGDAIECLEVLKSTGFKPTPTMYNALINAYAQRGLSEQAVNAFRMMTAEGLTPSLLALNSLVNAFGEDRRETEAFAVLQYMKENGLEPDVVTYTTLMKALIRVEKFDKVPAVYEEMVMSGCTPDRKARAMLRSALRYMKQRLNS; translated from the exons ATGTTCCTTTTGCCACCACATCTTACCACTCCATTCCCTTCTACCCGCTCCACCTACTACTTCCCCACCACCCGCCACCACCAACCACCACCTCCTTCCGCCGCCAACCCCTTGATCTCTTCCTCCGTCGCAACCGCTGCCCCACTCATCGCCGATGAGGGCCCCAACGACATTCTCCCCCTCCAGAACCGCCGCTATGACTTTACTCCACTCCTCAACTTCCTCTCCTCCAATTCCAATTCTGAACCAGAAAACAACTCGCCTTCCCCCACTCAACTTGACCCAACTGAGTTCCAACTCGCCGAGTCATACCGAGCCGTGCCAGCACCACTCTGGCACGGTCTCTTGAAATCCCTCTGCTCCTCTTCTTCATCCATAGGACTCGCATACGCCGTCGTTTCGTGGCTCCAAAAGCATAACCTCTGCTTCTCCTACGAGCTCCTCTACTCCATCCTCATCCACGCGCTCGGTCGCAACGAGAAGCTCTATGAGGCATTCTTGCTCTCCCAGCGGCAGGTCCTCACTCCCTTAACCTACAACGCGCTCATCGGCGCGTGTGCCAGAAACGGCGACCTCGAGAAAGCCCTTAACTTGATGTCTCGAATGCGCCGCGACGGGTTCCAACCTGATTTCGTGAACTACAGTTCCATCATTCAGTCGCTCTCGCGCTCTAACAGAATCGATTCTCCGATTCTGCAGAAGCTTTATAGGGAGATTGAGAGTGATAAGATTGAGGCCGATGCGCACCTTCTTAATGACATCATTTTAGGGTTTTCGAAAGCCGGTGATGCTACTCGCGCTTTGAAGTTTCTTGCTATGGCTCAGGGGAATGGGTTGAGTCCAAAGTCAGGGACTTTGGTTGCGGTTATTTTGGCTTTGGGGAATTCCGGTAGGACTGTTGAAGCCGAAGCACTTTTTGAGGAGATTAAGGATAATGGGTTGGAACCTAGGACCAAGGCTTATAATGCTTTGCTTGCAGGTTATGTAAAAATGGGGTCTTTGAAGGATGCGGAGTTCATTGTTTCCGAGATGGAGAGAAGTGGTGTTTTGCCCGATGAGCAAACTTATAGTCTCTTGGTTGATGCTTATGCTCATGCTGGTAGGTGGGAGAGTGCTAGGATTGTGTTGAAGGAGATGGAGGCTTGCAATTTGCTGCCGAATTCTCATATTTATAGTAGGATCTTGGCTAGTTATCGCGACAAGGGCGAGTGGCAGAAATCATTTCAAGTGCTAAAGGAGATGAGGAACAGTGGGGTTCAGCCTGATAGGCAGTTTTATAATGTGATGATTGATACTTTTGGGAAGCATAACATTCTTGATCATGCGATGGCAACGTTTGAACGAATGCTGTCGGAGGGGATTATGCCAGATACTGTTACATGGAACACGCTGATCGATTGTCACTGTAAGTCAGGGCGCCATGATAGGGCGGAGGAGTTGTTCGATGAAATGCAGCAGAAAGGATACTCGCCTTGTGTCATGACATATAACATTATGATTAATTCTATGGGGGAACAGGAGAGATGGGATGAAGTGACTAAGTTGTTAACTAGGATGCAGAGCCAGGGAGTGCTGCCCAATGCAGTTACATACACTACCCTGGTTGATATTTACGGAAGATCAGGAAGATTTGGCGATGCAATAGAGTGCTTGGAAGTTTTGAAATCGACGGGGTTCAAGCCAACTCCAACCATGTATAATGCCTTGATCAATGCCTATGCACAAAGG GGTTTGTCTGAACAAGCAGTAAATGCGTTCAGGATGATGACAGCTGAGGGTTTGACACCCAGTCTTCTAGCTCTAAATTCACTAGTTAATGCATTTGGCGAAGATAGAAGGGAAACTGAAGCCTTTGCTGTGCTGCAGTACATGAAAGAGAAT GGCTTGGAACCTGACGTCGTTACTTACACTACACTTATGAAAGCCTTAATTCGTGTTGAAAAATTTGACAAG GTTCCGGCTGTGTATGAAGAAATGGTTATGTCCGGGTGCACCCCAGATCGAAAAGCTAGAGCTATGCTGCGGTCTGCCCTTAGATACATGAAGCAAAGACTAAattcataa
- the LOC112705699 gene encoding uncharacterized protein isoform X1, whose translation MNTLTGKPTFIPQLLVSSSSSSSSSSSSSSSNCASTTLVSFPIRSPSSIRISTHNRRFAFRVEAYDSSNNDSSSSNAAGDSKPPNGTLSKSRRDILLEYVKNVQPEFMELFVKRAPQQVVDAMRQTVTNMIGTLPPQFFAVTITTVAENLAQLMYSVMMTGYMFRNAQYRLELQESLEQVALPEMQDKKDVPDYAPGTQKKHVSGEVIRWNNVSGAETIDAKKYIELLEAEIEELNRQVGRQSNNAQNELLEYLKSLEPRNLKDLTSSAGEDVVFAMNTFIKRLLAVSDPSQMKTSVTETSAPELAKLLYWLMVVGYSIRNIEVRYDMERVLGTPPKLAELPPGENV comes from the exons ATGAATACCTTGACAGGGAAACCTACCTTCATTCCTCAACtacttgtttcttcttcttcttcttcttcttcttcttcttcttcttcttcttcaaattgcGCTTCAACCACTCTTGTTTCCTTCCCGATTCGTTCGCCCTCATCAATTAGAATCTCCACGCATAATCGAAGATTCGCTTTCAGAGTTGAAGCTTACGATTCCTCTAACAACGACAGTTCCAGTTCTAACGCTGCCGGCGACTCCAAGCCCCCAAATGGCACTCTC TCGAAGAGTAGGAGAGATATTTTACTGGAGTATGTTAAGAACGTGCAGCCAGAATTTATGGAATTGTTTGTGAAAAGAGCACCTCAACAG GTTGTGGATGCAATGCGACAAACAGTGACGAATATGATTGGAACACTGCCGCCTCAATTTTTTGCAGTAACAATTACAACT gtagCTGAAAACCTTGCACAGCTCATGTACAGTGTCATGATGACCGGATACATGTTCAGGAATGCACAATACCGTTTGGAGTTGCAAGAAAGTTTGGAACAGGTTGCTCTTCCAGAGATGCAGGATAAGAAG GATGTGCCAGACTATGCACCTGGTACACAGAAGAAGCATGTTTCAGGTGAAGTCATTCGTTGGAACAATGTATCTGGGGCTGAGACAATAGATGCTAAAAAGTATATTGAGTTACTTGAAGCAGAGATAGAGGAGCTGAATCGTCAAGTTGGGCGACAATCTAACAATGCACAAAATGAGTTGTTGGAATATCTAAAATCTCTCGAGCCTCGCAATCTGAAG GATTTGACTAGTAGTGCTGGGGAGGATGTTGTGTTTGCGATGAATACTTTTATAAAGCGCCTACTGGCTGTTTCAGATCCTAGCCAGATGAAG ACTAGTGTGACTGAGACGAGTGCACCGGAACTCGCCAAACTTCTTTATTGGTTGATGGTGGTTGGGTACAGCATTCGCAATATTGAAGTTCGTTATGACATGGAAAGAGTACTTGGCACTCCTCCAAAGCTTGCCGAGTTGCCTCCAGGTGAAAATGTTTAA
- the LOC112705701 gene encoding uncharacterized protein isoform X1 produces MGLDDVVVPLALSISICFLSCSRDLIFVDAKEQNLTVTPINYDLYHSSGRFLEEIKALVHRHSDMLAMETIKAGNKGYGAEITVVTYSERKRETDERSKFRILLSFGQHGRELITTELALRILSILSGEQSLPNMDQASLNTTLDKLVIKVIPMENLNGRKLVEAGDLCERRNGRGVDLNRNWSVDWGKKEKDYDPYEENPGTAPFSEPEAQIMRKLAISFEPHVWINVHSGMEALFMPYDHKNTTLDGLPLKRMNSLLEEVNNLHFQKRCVVGSGGGSVGYFAHGTATDFMYDVVRVPMSFTFEIYGDVTASSRDCFKMFNPTDKTSYVRVLDEWSTTFFTIFKLGPLRLGDINSKAPAKLDKFVSIDEYLDGYLMERRNRYGKKMEVLDLGMQEIRTYFRLFLLSSVLLMFMFCSRISKSKSSRPVPAMPL; encoded by the exons ATGGGTTTGGACGATGTTGTTGTTCCTTTGGCACTCTCCATCAGCATCTGCTTCCTCTCTTGTTCGCGAGATCTGATCTTCGTTGATGCCAAGGAACAAAATCTCACTGTTACCCCAATCAACTATGATCTCTACCATTCCAG TGGCAGGTTTTTGGAAGAGATCAAGGCTTTGGTTCATCGTCACTCGGATATGCTCGCT ATGGAGACCATTAAAGCCGGGAACAAAGGCTATGGTGCTGAGATTACCGTGGTTACTTATTCGGAGCGAAAGAGAGAGACAGACGAGAGATCAAAGTTCCGCATACTTCTT AGTTTTGGGCAGCATGGAAGGGAGCTTATTACAACTGAACTTGCTTTAAGGATTTTGTCTATTCTAAGTGGAGAACAGTCACTACCTAACATGGATCAAGCTTCTTTGAACACTACACTTGACAAGCTTGTGATAAAG GTGATTCCGATGGAGAACTTGAATGGCCGAAAACTTGTAGAAGCTGGAGATCTCTGTGAGAGAAGAAATG GCAGAGGAGTTGATCTCAACCGGAATTGGAGTGTAGATTGGGGCAAAAAGGAGAAG GACTATGATCCTTATGAGGAGAATCCTGGAACTGCTCCATTTAGTGAGCCTGAAGCTCAAATTATGCGGAAACTTGCCATCTCGTTCGAACCACATGTGTGGATCAATGTGCACTCTGGAATGGAG GCTCTTTTTATGCCTTATGATCATAAAAATACAACACTTGATGGATTGCCGTTGAAGCGGATGAATTCATTGCTTGAAGAAGTAAACAATCTTCATTTTCAAAAGCGTTGCGTGGTTGGGTCGGGAGGCGGTTCTGTGGG GTATTTTGCACATGGGACAGCAACCGATTTCATGTATGATGTCGTGAGGGTTCCGATGTCATTCACCTTTGAG ATATATGGAGATGTAACAGCTTCATCAAGAGACTGTTTTAAAATGTTTAATCCTACTGACAAAACTAGCTATGTT agagttcttgatgaatggtctacaacaTTCTTTACAATTTTTAAACTGGGGCCACTCCGACTTGGTGACATCAATTCAAAAGCGCCTGCCAAGTTGGATAAATTCGTATCAATAGATGAATATTTAGATGGTTATTtaatggaaagaagaaataggtaTGGGAAAAAGATGGAGGTTCTTGACCTTGGAATGCAAGAAATAAGAACATATTTTAGGCTCTTCTTATTGTCTTCAGTGTTGCTAATGTTCATGTTCTGTTCTAGAATTTCAAAAAGTAAGTCCAGTAGACCAGTTCCTGCTATGCCGCTCTAA
- the LOC112705699 gene encoding uncharacterized protein isoform X2 — protein sequence MNTLTGKPTFIPQLLVSSSSSSSSSSSSSSSNCASTTLVSFPIRSPSSIRISTHNRRFAFRVEAYDSSNNDSSSSNAAGDSKPPNGTLSKSRRDILLEYVKNVQPEFMELFVKRAPQQVVDAMRQTVTNMIGTLPPQFFAVTITTVAENLAQLMYSVMMTGYMFRNAQYRLELQESLEQVALPEMQDKKDVPDYAPGTQKKHVSGEVIRWNNVSGAETIDAKKYIELLEAEIEELNRQVGRQSNNAQNELLEYLKSLEPRNLKDLTSSAGEDVVFAMNTFIKRLLAVSDPSQMKVVRVSKILRWNSFLAK from the exons ATGAATACCTTGACAGGGAAACCTACCTTCATTCCTCAACtacttgtttcttcttcttcttcttcttcttcttcttcttcttcttcttcttcaaattgcGCTTCAACCACTCTTGTTTCCTTCCCGATTCGTTCGCCCTCATCAATTAGAATCTCCACGCATAATCGAAGATTCGCTTTCAGAGTTGAAGCTTACGATTCCTCTAACAACGACAGTTCCAGTTCTAACGCTGCCGGCGACTCCAAGCCCCCAAATGGCACTCTC TCGAAGAGTAGGAGAGATATTTTACTGGAGTATGTTAAGAACGTGCAGCCAGAATTTATGGAATTGTTTGTGAAAAGAGCACCTCAACAG GTTGTGGATGCAATGCGACAAACAGTGACGAATATGATTGGAACACTGCCGCCTCAATTTTTTGCAGTAACAATTACAACT gtagCTGAAAACCTTGCACAGCTCATGTACAGTGTCATGATGACCGGATACATGTTCAGGAATGCACAATACCGTTTGGAGTTGCAAGAAAGTTTGGAACAGGTTGCTCTTCCAGAGATGCAGGATAAGAAG GATGTGCCAGACTATGCACCTGGTACACAGAAGAAGCATGTTTCAGGTGAAGTCATTCGTTGGAACAATGTATCTGGGGCTGAGACAATAGATGCTAAAAAGTATATTGAGTTACTTGAAGCAGAGATAGAGGAGCTGAATCGTCAAGTTGGGCGACAATCTAACAATGCACAAAATGAGTTGTTGGAATATCTAAAATCTCTCGAGCCTCGCAATCTGAAG GATTTGACTAGTAGTGCTGGGGAGGATGTTGTGTTTGCGATGAATACTTTTATAAAGCGCCTACTGGCTGTTTCAGATCCTAGCCAGATGAAG GTTGTACGTGTCTCAAAGAtactaaggtggaactcatttttggcaaaataa